Within the Pan troglodytes isolate AG18354 chromosome 2, NHGRI_mPanTro3-v2.0_pri, whole genome shotgun sequence genome, the region ACTCTCCCTATGGAACTTCATGGGGTGGTGAGCAGGACAGATGTCTGAATTCCAtcatttccttcttcttcctctgggCAAAACATTGCACATTGCTTCATGGCTCCTAGGAGAGGCCCCCACATGTCCGGGTTATTTCATTTCccgagaagggagagggaggaaggactgCCAATTCTGGGTTTCCACCACCTCTGCATTCCTTCCCAACAGGAACTCTGCCCCACATTAGGATGCATTCTTctgctaaacacacacacacacacacacacacaccacacacacacacacacacacaaaactcccTACCGGGTTCCCAGTTCAATCCTGACCCCCTGATCTGATTCGTGTCCCTTATGGGCCCAGAGCGCTAAGCAAATAACTTCCCCCATTCCCTGGAATTTCTTTGCCCAGCTCTCCTCAGCGTGTGGTCCCTctgccccttccccctcctcccagcacCAAGCTCTCTCCTTCCCCAAGGCCTCCTCAAATCCCTCTCCCACTCCTGGTTGCCTTCCTAGCTACCCTCTCCCTGTCTAGGGGGGAGTGCACCCTCGTTAGACAGGCAGTGGGGTCTGTGCTGACCGCCTGCTGACTGCCTTGCAGGTGAAATTGCCCTGTGGTCCTTGGTGGTCCTGGCCATCGAGCGGTACGTGGTGGTGTGTAAGCCCATGAGCAACTTCCGCTTCGGGGAGAACCATGCCATCATGGGCGTTGCCTTCACCTGGGTCATGGCGCTGGCCTGCGCCGCACCCCCCCTCGCCGGCTGGTCCAGGTAATGGCACTGAGCAGAAGGGAAGAAGCTCCGGGGGCTCTTTGTAGGGTCCTCCAGTCAGGACTCAAGCCCAGTAGTGTCTGGTTCCAGGCACTGACCTTGTATGTCTCCTGGCCCAAATGCCCACTCAGGGTAGGGGTGTAGGGCAGAAGAAGAAACAGACTCTAATGTTGCTACAAGGGCTGGTCCCATCTCCTGAGCCCCATGTCAAACAGAATCCAAGACATCCCAACCCTTCACCTTGGCTGTGCCCCTAATCCTCAACTAAGCTAGGCGCAAATTCCAATCCTCTTTGGTCTAGTACCCCGGGGGGCAGCCCCCTCTAACCTTGGGCCTCAGCAGCAGGGGAGGCCACACCTTCCTAGTGCAGGTGGCCATATTGTGGCCCCTTGGAACTGGGTCCCACTCAGCCTCTAGGCGATTGTCTCCTAATGGGGCTGAGATGAGACACAGTGGGGACAGTGGTTTGGACAATAGGACTGGTGACTCTGGTCCCCAGAGGCCTCATGtccctctgtctccagaaaattCCCACTCtcacttccctttcctcctcAGTCTTGCTAGGGTCCATTTCTTACCCCTTGCTGAATTTGAGCCCACCCCCTGGACTTTCTCCCCCATCTTCTCCAATCTGGCCTAGTTCCATCCTCTGGAAGCAGAGCCGCTGGACGCTCTGGGTTTCCTGAGGCCCGTCCACTGTCACCAATATCAGGAACCATTGCCACGTCCTAATGACGTGCCCTGGAAGCCTCTAGTTTCCAGAAGCTGCACAAAGATCCCTTAGATACTCTGTGTGTCCATCTTTGGCCTGGAAAATACTCTCACCCTGGGGCTAGGAAGACCTCGGTTTGTACAAACTTCCTCAAATACAGAGCCTGAGGGctctccccacctcctcaccaaccctctgcctggcatagccctagcctcaGCGGGCAGTGGATGCTGGGGCTGGGCATGCAGGGAGAGGCTGGGTGGTGTCATCTGGTAACGCAGCCACCAAACAATGAAGCGACACTGATTCCACAAGGTGCATCTGCATCCCCATCTGATCCATTCCATCCTGTCACCCAGCCATGCAGACGTTTATGATCCCCTTTTCCAGGGAGGGAATGTGAAGCCCCAGAAAGGGCCAGCGCTCGGCAGGCACCTTGGCTGTTCCCAAGTCCCTCACAGGCAGGGTCTCCCTACCTGCCTGTCCTCAGGTACATCCCCGAGGGCCTGCAGTGCTCGTGTGGAATTGACTACTACACGCTCAAGCCGGAGGTCAACAACGAGTCTTTTGTCATCTACATGTTCGTGGTCCACTTCACCATCCCCATGATTATCATCTTTTTCTGCTATGGGCAGCTCGTCTTCACTGTCAAGGAGGTACGGGCCGGGGGGTGGGCGGCCTCACGGCTCTGAGGGTCCAGCCCCCAGCATGCATCTGCGGCTCCTGCTCCCTGGAGGAGCCATGGTCTGGACCCGGGTCCCGTGTCCTGCAGGCCGCTGCCCAGCAGCAGGAGTCGGCCACCACACAGAAGGCAGAGAAGGAGGTCACCCGCATGGTCATCATCATGGTCATCGCTTTCCTGATCTGCTGGGTGCCCTACGCCAGCGTGGCATTCTACATCTTCACCCACCAGGGCTCCAACTTCGGTCCCATCTTCATGACCATCCCAGCATTCTTTGCCAAGAGCGCCGCCATCTACAACCCTGTCATCTATATCATGATGAACAAGCAGGTGCCTACTGCGGGTGGGAGGGCCCCAGTGCCCCAGGCCACAGGCACTGCCTGCCAAGGACAAGCTACGTCccagggcaggggagagggctccATCAGGGCTACTGGCAGCAGTCTTGGGTCAGCAGTCCCAATGGGGAGTGTGtgagaaatgcagattcctggccCCACTAAGAACTGCTGAATCTCAGGGTGGGCCCAGGAACCTACATTTCCAGCAAGCCCTCCACAGGTGGCTCAGATGCTCACTCAGGTGGGAGAAGCTCCAGTCAGATAGTTCTGGAAGCCCAATGTCAAAGTCAGAAGGTCCCAAGTCGGGAATGGGATGGGCCAGTCTCCATAAAGCTGAATAAGGAGCTAAAAAGTCTTATTCTGAGGGGTAAAGGGGTAAAGGGTTCCTCGGAGAGGTACCTCCGAGGGGTAAACAGTTGGGTAAACAGTCTCTGAAGtcagctctgccattttctagctgtatggccctgggcaagtcaatttccttctctgtgctttggtttcctcatccataGAAAGGTAGAAAGGGCAAAACACCAAACTCTTGGATTACAGGAGATAATTTACAGAACACCCTTGGCACACAGAGGGCACCATGAAATGTCACGGGTGACACAGCCCCCTTGTGCTCGGTCCCTGGCATCTCTAGGGGTGAGGAGCGTCTGCTTAGCAAGTTCCCTCTAGGAAGCTGGATTTGAGTGGATGGGGCACTGGAATCGTGAGGGGCAGAAGCAGGGAAAGGGTCGGGGCGAACCTCACTAACGTGCCAGTTCCAAGCACACTGTGGGCAGCCCTGGCCCTGACTCAAGCCTCTTGCCTTCCAGTTCCGGAACTGCATGCTCACCACCATCTGCTGCGGCAAGAACCCACTGGGTGACGATGAGGCCTCTGCTACCGTGTCCAAGACGGAGACGAGCCAGGTGGCCCCGGCCTAAGACCTGCCTAGGACTCTGTGGCCGACTATAGGCGTCTCCCATCCCCTACACCTTCCCCCAGCCACAGCCATCCCACCAGGAGCAGCGCCTGTGCAGAATGAATGAAGTCACATAggctccttaatttttttttttaagaaataattaatgaGGCTCCTCACTCACCCGGGACAGCCTGAGAAGGGACATCCACCAAGACCTACTGATCTGGAGTCCCAGGTTCCCCAAGGCCAGCGGGATAtgtgcccctcctcctcccaacTCATCTTTCAGGAACACGAGGATTCTTGCTTTCTGGAAAAGTGTCCCAGCTTAGGGATAAGTGTCTAGCACAGAAtggggcacacagtaggtgcttaataaatgctggaTGGATGCAGGAAGGAATGGAGGAATGAATGGGAAGGGAGAACATATCTATCCTCTCAGACCCTCTTAGCAGCAGCAACTCATACTTGGCTAATGATATGGAGCAGTTGTTtttccctccctgggcctcacttTCTTCTCCTATAAAATGGAAATCCCAGATCCCTGGTCCTGCCGACACGCAGCTACTGAGAAGACCaaaagaggtgtgtgtgtgtctatgtgtgtgtttcaGCACTTTGTAAATAGCAAGAAGCTGTACAGATTCTAGTTAATGTTGTGAATAACATCAATTAATGTAACTAGTTAATTACTATGATTATCACCTCCTGATAGTGAACATTTTGAGACTGGGCATTCAgacgatggggtttcacccaaCCTTGgggcaggtttttaaaaattagctaggcatcaAGGCCAGACCAGGGCTGGGGGTTGGGCTGTAGGCAGGGACAGTCACAGGAATGCAGAATGCAGTCATCAGACCTGAAAAAACAACACTGGGGGAGGGGGACGGTGAAGGCCAAGTTCCCAGTGAGGGTGAGATTGGGCCTGGGGTCTCACCCCTAGTGTGGGGCCCCAGGTCCCGTGCCTCCCCTTCCCAATGTGGCCTATGGAGAGACAGGCCTTTCTCTCAGCCTCTGGAAGCCACCTGCTCTTTTGCTCTAGCACCTGGGTCCCAGCATCTAGAGCATGGAGCCTCTAGAAGCCATGCTCACCCGCCCACATTTAATTAACAGCTGAGTCCCTGATGTCATCCTTATCTCGAAGAGCTTAGAAACAAAGAGTGGGAAATTCCACTGGGCCTACCTTCCTTGGGGATGTTCATGGGCCCCAGTTTCCAGTTTCCCTTGCCAGACAAGCCCATCTTCAGCAGTTGCTAGTCCATTCTCCATTCTGGAGAATCTGCTCCAAAAAGCTGGCCACATCTCTGAGGTGTCAGAATTAAGCTGCCTCAGTAACTGCTCCCCCTTCTCCATATAAGCAAAGCCAGAAGCTCTAGCTTTACCCAGCTCTGCCTGGAGACTAAGGCAAATTGGGCCATTAAAAGCTCAGCTCCTATGTTGGTATTAACGGTGGTGGGTTTTGTTGCTTTCACACTCTATCCGCAGGATAGATTGAAACTGCCAGCTTCCACCTGATCCCTGACCCTGGGATGGCTGGATTGAGCAATGAGCAGAGCCAAGCAGCACAGAGTCCCCTGGGGCTAGAGGTGGAGGAGGCAGTCCTGGGAATGGGAAAAACCCCAACTTTGGGGTCATAGAGGCACAGGTAACCCATAAAACTGCAAACAAGCTTTGTCACCTCTCAGagcttccttatctgcaaaaaagaatcttaaaactgaccttggctgggcacagtggctcacacctctaatcccagcactttgggaggccaaggtgggcagatcacgaggtcaggagtttgagaccagcctgaccaacacggtgaaaccctgtctctactaaaa harbors:
- the RHO gene encoding rhodopsin produces the protein MNGTEGPNFYVPFSNATGVVRSPFEYPQYYLAEPWQFSMLAAYMFLLIVLGFPINFLTLYVTVQHKKLRTPLNYILLNLAVADLFMVLGGFTSTLYTSLHGYFVFGPTGCNLEGFFATLGGEIALWSLVVLAIERYVVVCKPMSNFRFGENHAIMGVAFTWVMALACAAPPLAGWSRYIPEGLQCSCGIDYYTLKPEVNNESFVIYMFVVHFTIPMIIIFFCYGQLVFTVKEAAAQQQESATTQKAEKEVTRMVIIMVIAFLICWVPYASVAFYIFTHQGSNFGPIFMTIPAFFAKSAAIYNPVIYIMMNKQFRNCMLTTICCGKNPLGDDEASATVSKTETSQVAPA